One Poecilia reticulata strain Guanapo linkage group LG4, Guppy_female_1.0+MT, whole genome shotgun sequence genomic window carries:
- the zranb2 gene encoding zinc finger Ran-binding domain-containing protein 2 isoform X2 has translation MSGKSFRVSDGDWICPDKKCGNVNFARRTSCNRCEKTTEAKMMKAGGTEIGKTLAEKSRGLFSANDWQCKTCGNVNWARRSECNMCNTPKYAKLEERTGYGGGFNERENVEYIEREESDGEYDEFGRKKKKYRGKSNSSSSAKETEKKEVPKDEDEEEEEEEDGDLSKYKLDDDEDDEDGDLSKYDLNASDEDEKPAKKSGSRSGSSRSTSRSSSSTSRSRSRSRSRSTSSSRSGSRSRSHSRSSSRSGKGSSPQKRSRSPSSSPERGQKRSRSRSSSGGRKRRRSRSHSSERFGFLWNTTMALIIIRPLLDRLREIRFTSLCSHFAIV, from the exons ATGTCGGGGAAGAGTTTTCGTGTCAGCGACGGGGACTGGATTTGTCCCGATAAAAA ATGTGGTAATGTGAACTTCGCTAGAAGAACGAGTTGCAACAGATGTG AGAAAACCACAGAGGCCAAGATGATGAAAGCAGGAGGAACAGAAATTGGCAAAACTCTGGCTGAGAAGAGCAGAGGCCTCTTCAGTGCAAATGATTGGCAGTGTAAAAC ATGTGGCAATGTGAACTGGGCTAGAAGATCAGAGTGCAACATGTGCAACACTCCTAAGTATGCCAAGCTGGAAGAAAGAACAG GTTATGGTGGAGGGTTCAATGAACGGGAAAATGTGGAATACATCGAACGGGAGGAATCTGATGGTGAATATGATGAG tttggtagaaaaaagaaaaaatatcgtGGGAAGAGCAACAGCTCAAGTTCagcaaaagaaactgaaaagaaagaagtgccaaaggatgaagatgaggaagaagaggaggaggaggatggtgACCTGTCAAAATACAAACTGGAT GATGATGAGGACGACGAAGATGGGGATCTGTCGAAGTATGACCTCAATGCCAGTGATGAGGACGAAAAGCCAGCCAAGAAGAGCGGCAGCCGCTCCGGTTCCTCGCGCTCTACCTCGCGCTCTTCTAGCTCCACCTCTCGGTCGAGGTCCAG GTCCCGTTCTAGAAGTACATCCAGTTCCAGATCTGGATCTCGTTCGAGATCTCACTCCAG ATCGAGCTCCAGGTCTGGGAAGGGCTCCTCTCCCCAGAAGAGGTCCCGCTCACCGTCCTCCTCACCAGAGAGGGGACAGAAGCGAAGTCGCTCCAGGTCTTCATCTGGAGGAAGAAAGCGAAGACGCTCTAGATCACATTCGTCCGAAAGGTTTGGGTTTCTGTGGAATACCACAATGGCACTGATTATAATTAGACCTCTGTTGGATCGCTTACGGGAGATCAGATTTACAAGCTTATGCTCACATTTTGCCATTGTGTAA
- the zranb2 gene encoding zinc finger Ran-binding domain-containing protein 2 isoform X1: MSGKSFRVSDGDWICPDKKCGNVNFARRTSCNRCGREKTTEAKMMKAGGTEIGKTLAEKSRGLFSANDWQCKTCGNVNWARRSECNMCNTPKYAKLEERTGYGGGFNERENVEYIEREESDGEYDEFGRKKKKYRGKSNSSSSAKETEKKEVPKDEDEEEEEEEDGDLSKYKLDDDEDDEDGDLSKYDLNASDEDEKPAKKSGSRSGSSRSTSRSSSSTSRSRSRSRSRSTSSSRSGSRSRSHSRSSSRSGKGSSPQKRSRSPSSSPERGQKRSRSRSSSGGRKRRRSRSHSSERFGFLWNTTMALIIIRPLLDRLREIRFTSLCSHFAIV, translated from the exons ATGTCGGGGAAGAGTTTTCGTGTCAGCGACGGGGACTGGATTTGTCCCGATAAAAA ATGTGGTAATGTGAACTTCGCTAGAAGAACGAGTTGCAACAGATGTGGTAGAG AGAAAACCACAGAGGCCAAGATGATGAAAGCAGGAGGAACAGAAATTGGCAAAACTCTGGCTGAGAAGAGCAGAGGCCTCTTCAGTGCAAATGATTGGCAGTGTAAAAC ATGTGGCAATGTGAACTGGGCTAGAAGATCAGAGTGCAACATGTGCAACACTCCTAAGTATGCCAAGCTGGAAGAAAGAACAG GTTATGGTGGAGGGTTCAATGAACGGGAAAATGTGGAATACATCGAACGGGAGGAATCTGATGGTGAATATGATGAG tttggtagaaaaaagaaaaaatatcgtGGGAAGAGCAACAGCTCAAGTTCagcaaaagaaactgaaaagaaagaagtgccaaaggatgaagatgaggaagaagaggaggaggaggatggtgACCTGTCAAAATACAAACTGGAT GATGATGAGGACGACGAAGATGGGGATCTGTCGAAGTATGACCTCAATGCCAGTGATGAGGACGAAAAGCCAGCCAAGAAGAGCGGCAGCCGCTCCGGTTCCTCGCGCTCTACCTCGCGCTCTTCTAGCTCCACCTCTCGGTCGAGGTCCAG GTCCCGTTCTAGAAGTACATCCAGTTCCAGATCTGGATCTCGTTCGAGATCTCACTCCAG ATCGAGCTCCAGGTCTGGGAAGGGCTCCTCTCCCCAGAAGAGGTCCCGCTCACCGTCCTCCTCACCAGAGAGGGGACAGAAGCGAAGTCGCTCCAGGTCTTCATCTGGAGGAAGAAAGCGAAGACGCTCTAGATCACATTCGTCCGAAAGGTTTGGGTTTCTGTGGAATACCACAATGGCACTGATTATAATTAGACCTCTGTTGGATCGCTTACGGGAGATCAGATTTACAAGCTTATGCTCACATTTTGCCATTGTGTAA
- the zranb2 gene encoding zinc finger Ran-binding domain-containing protein 2 isoform X3, with translation MSGKSFRVSDGDWICPDKKCGNVNFARRTSCNRCGREKTTEAKMMKAGGTEIGKTLAEKSRGLFSANDWQCKTCGNVNWARRSECNMCNTPKYAKLEERTGYGGGFNERENVEYIEREESDGEYDEFGRKKKKYRGKSNSSSSAKETEKKEVPKDEDEEEEEEEDGDLSKYKLDDDEDDEDGDLSKYDLNASDEDEKPAKKSGSRSGSSRSTSRSSSSTSRSRSRSRSRSTSSSRSGSRSRSHSRSSSRSGKGSSPQKRSRSPSSSPERGQKRSRSRSSSGGRKRRRSRSHSSERRSGHSSGSSLSGSSSKKK, from the exons ATGTCGGGGAAGAGTTTTCGTGTCAGCGACGGGGACTGGATTTGTCCCGATAAAAA ATGTGGTAATGTGAACTTCGCTAGAAGAACGAGTTGCAACAGATGTGGTAGAG AGAAAACCACAGAGGCCAAGATGATGAAAGCAGGAGGAACAGAAATTGGCAAAACTCTGGCTGAGAAGAGCAGAGGCCTCTTCAGTGCAAATGATTGGCAGTGTAAAAC ATGTGGCAATGTGAACTGGGCTAGAAGATCAGAGTGCAACATGTGCAACACTCCTAAGTATGCCAAGCTGGAAGAAAGAACAG GTTATGGTGGAGGGTTCAATGAACGGGAAAATGTGGAATACATCGAACGGGAGGAATCTGATGGTGAATATGATGAG tttggtagaaaaaagaaaaaatatcgtGGGAAGAGCAACAGCTCAAGTTCagcaaaagaaactgaaaagaaagaagtgccaaaggatgaagatgaggaagaagaggaggaggaggatggtgACCTGTCAAAATACAAACTGGAT GATGATGAGGACGACGAAGATGGGGATCTGTCGAAGTATGACCTCAATGCCAGTGATGAGGACGAAAAGCCAGCCAAGAAGAGCGGCAGCCGCTCCGGTTCCTCGCGCTCTACCTCGCGCTCTTCTAGCTCCACCTCTCGGTCGAGGTCCAG GTCCCGTTCTAGAAGTACATCCAGTTCCAGATCTGGATCTCGTTCGAGATCTCACTCCAG ATCGAGCTCCAGGTCTGGGAAGGGCTCCTCTCCCCAGAAGAGGTCCCGCTCACCGTCCTCCTCACCAGAGAGGGGACAGAAGCGAAGTCGCTCCAGGTCTTCATCTGGAGGAAGAAAGCGAAGACGCTCTAGATCACATTCGTCCGAAAG GCGCAGTGGCCATTCGTCTGGATCGTCTCTCTCTGGCTCCAGTTCTAAAAAGAAATAG